Proteins encoded in a region of the Enterococcus gilvus ATCC BAA-350 genome:
- a CDS encoding AraC family transcriptional regulator: MRLFFNNHNFNDQIYLYTVGYDETLPSHKYGPTTRSGYMLHYVYSGEGCFSSEGRHYSLKKGDFFFIKPDNIVSYQASKDNPWTYYSIGFRGDLVKSYLERTAINSYHPIFSIYDGGDIIKDKISEIFEISLISEHNDLLLNAKLLEIFFYLSERYPVEKGKIAPTKNVLLTKALQLMRNNLEDNLRINEIAESLNIDRSYLHRIFKDYFNLSPKEYLTTLRLNKAKELLVQSDYPINVVSQSVGIEDAQNFSKLFKAKEGLSPREYRKQNK; the protein is encoded by the coding sequence ATGCGACTCTTTTTTAATAACCATAATTTTAATGACCAAATCTATTTATACACGGTAGGATATGATGAAACGCTCCCTTCCCACAAGTATGGCCCTACTACTAGAAGTGGCTATATGTTGCATTATGTCTATTCAGGCGAGGGTTGTTTTTCAAGTGAAGGTCGCCATTACAGCCTAAAAAAAGGAGATTTTTTCTTCATCAAACCAGATAATATCGTCTCCTATCAAGCCAGTAAAGATAATCCTTGGACGTACTACTCGATTGGTTTTCGCGGAGATCTTGTGAAAAGCTATCTGGAGAGAACTGCTATCAATAGCTATCATCCTATTTTTTCAATTTACGATGGCGGGGATATTATTAAAGATAAAATCAGCGAAATATTTGAAATATCCCTTATCTCAGAGCACAATGATCTATTGCTGAACGCTAAATTGTTGGAAATCTTTTTCTACCTAAGTGAAAGATACCCGGTTGAGAAAGGAAAGATAGCTCCCACGAAAAATGTACTTTTGACTAAAGCATTGCAGCTTATGCGAAACAATTTAGAAGATAATTTGAGAATCAATGAAATCGCAGAATCACTAAATATTGATCGATCTTATCTCCATAGGATATTCAAAGATTATTTCAATTTGAGTCCAAAAGAGTACTTAACTACGCTAAGGTTAAATAAAGCTAAAGAGCTATTAGTTCAAAGTGACTATCCCATTAATGTCGTTTCACAATCAGTTGGTATAGAAGATGCTCAAAATTTTTCTAAACTATTCAAAGCAAAAGAAGGTCTTTCACCTAGAGAATATCGGAAACAGAATAAATAG
- a CDS encoding PTS transporter subunit EIIC, giving the protein MNYKNVVKEIVSAVGGKENISQATHCVTRLRLTLKEDTYDLAKLENIDGAKGVFYNKGQLQIVFGTGVVERVYEAFITEIEIDNNQIYEDLNKEMTWKDKLTEFFKAFSDIFVALIPAIVGCAMLLGLRSLFITTGLFGLEGSLADNYKWAADTASFLNIIATGLNFLPVFVAYSATKRFGGNPVFGIILGLILVHPDLGNRFEYMQGTIQDAQYWSLFGLSIPQVAFQGGIFPAILTSFFMAKFEKFVTKYTPKMLTFIVVPAVTILVSALSLFLVFGPLGDLVASGIGTIADFLYVKAGVFGAGIFAALLQPLVITGTHHMIGSIEAQLLAQTGFNYIQPLWAVSIIAQGGAAMGMFFLAKKGSKRREISFSSFIPTLVGVSEPAIFAVNLKDSLIPFITGVLGAGIGGAYMKIFDVKALGFGLTGIPGITIVNPPVVIHYIFGCLLSFLLPIVFLFVYNKVKGVAGAEIQTSDSIKEVKAS; this is encoded by the coding sequence ATGAATTATAAAAATGTAGTAAAAGAAATTGTTTCTGCTGTTGGAGGAAAAGAGAATATTTCTCAAGCAACCCATTGTGTGACTCGCTTGCGTTTGACCTTGAAAGAAGATACATATGATTTAGCCAAATTGGAGAATATCGATGGCGCAAAAGGAGTATTCTATAACAAAGGACAATTGCAGATCGTTTTTGGTACTGGTGTTGTTGAACGGGTTTATGAGGCCTTTATTACTGAAATAGAAATTGATAATAATCAGATTTATGAGGATTTGAACAAAGAAATGACTTGGAAGGACAAACTGACGGAGTTCTTCAAAGCTTTCTCTGATATTTTCGTCGCATTGATACCTGCCATTGTGGGTTGTGCCATGCTGCTGGGTTTACGGTCATTATTTATTACAACCGGACTATTTGGGTTAGAAGGCAGTTTGGCCGACAATTACAAATGGGCAGCCGATACAGCTAGCTTTTTGAATATTATCGCAACGGGGTTGAATTTTCTGCCTGTTTTTGTGGCCTACTCAGCAACCAAGCGTTTTGGTGGGAATCCGGTATTCGGTATTATTCTAGGATTGATTTTGGTTCATCCAGATTTAGGAAATCGTTTTGAGTACATGCAGGGTACTATACAGGATGCTCAATATTGGAGTCTATTCGGATTGAGTATTCCGCAAGTTGCTTTCCAAGGTGGTATTTTCCCAGCAATCCTGACTTCCTTCTTTATGGCGAAATTTGAAAAGTTTGTAACTAAATATACACCTAAAATGCTGACTTTCATTGTTGTTCCAGCGGTAACGATCTTAGTATCAGCATTGTCACTGTTCTTGGTGTTTGGTCCTTTAGGAGATTTAGTTGCTTCTGGGATCGGAACAATAGCGGATTTCTTGTATGTTAAAGCAGGTGTCTTCGGGGCTGGAATTTTTGCGGCTTTACTACAGCCATTGGTTATCACAGGAACGCATCATATGATCGGCTCTATCGAAGCACAATTATTAGCACAAACTGGATTCAACTATATCCAACCTTTATGGGCCGTTTCAATTATCGCTCAAGGAGGTGCAGCAATGGGGATGTTCTTCTTAGCGAAAAAAGGTTCCAAACGTCGTGAGATTTCTTTCTCTAGTTTTATTCCGACGCTTGTGGGTGTTAGTGAACCGGCGATTTTTGCGGTCAACTTGAAGGATTCGCTGATTCCTTTTATTACGGGAGTGCTAGGTGCTGGAATTGGAGGAGCTTACATGAAAATCTTTGATGTAAAAGCGTTAGGTTTTGGTTTGACCGGAATCCCAGGGATAACGATCGTCAATCCGCCGGTAGTGATTCACTATATTTTCGGATGTCTACTATCCTTCTTACTGCCTATCGTATTCCTATTTGTATACAACAAGGTCAAAGGTGTGGCAGGTGCGGAAATTCAGACAAGTGATAGTATAAAGGAAGTGAAGGCGTCGTGA
- a CDS encoding PTS transporter subunit EIIC, protein MEKKYEDIVKELIHYVGGEENIQTVTHCATRLRLVLLDNDKIEMSNVENLRLAKGAFVAGDQLQIVFGAGLVNSIYQEVVEFLGMSNTEVKTNVKASSKTKQNPLQKFIKSISDVFIEIMPSILAAALLMGLTSLLSTKGLFGSESIVEMVPAISGINRMVSIASSGIFALLPMIVAYSATKRFGGRPALGLAIGAIMIHPNLADAFGVAGGSSSPEVVNVFGLSIELVGFQGGIIIALMIGYIVAKLDELFNKVLPDIIKFVLSPMLTILISSLLLFTIIGPFGRELGNGLTNGLLWMTEHLGILGFMIFAGVQQIIVITGLHHTFGAIESQLVANTGRDFLNPLMSVALVAQGGAVLGYMLLHRKNKKIREISISAFTSVLFGISEPALFGVTVKYKFPLIAGCIAGAISGGYVFLSKLTAVGYGTTGLPGFTIVDPANNGYLHFVVAHLIAVIGGITLTYAFGKVYERKNTDEKDIILEENVASMIEKEAEKELSVFED, encoded by the coding sequence ATGGAAAAAAAGTACGAGGATATTGTCAAAGAACTTATTCATTATGTTGGTGGAGAAGAAAACATTCAAACAGTGACACACTGTGCAACGAGATTAAGACTAGTATTACTAGATAATGACAAGATAGAAATGTCAAATGTTGAAAATCTCAGACTTGCTAAAGGAGCATTTGTTGCGGGTGATCAACTTCAAATTGTTTTTGGAGCTGGACTTGTGAACAGTATTTATCAAGAAGTAGTTGAATTTTTAGGTATGAGTAATACAGAAGTAAAAACTAATGTAAAAGCAAGTTCAAAAACAAAACAAAATCCGTTACAAAAGTTTATTAAATCAATTTCAGATGTGTTTATTGAAATTATGCCATCTATTTTAGCTGCGGCTTTGTTGATGGGATTAACTTCACTATTATCTACAAAAGGATTATTTGGTAGTGAGTCTATTGTAGAAATGGTTCCAGCTATCTCGGGCATTAACAGGATGGTTTCCATTGCTTCTTCAGGGATTTTTGCTTTACTACCAATGATAGTAGCTTACTCTGCTACTAAAAGATTTGGCGGACGTCCCGCATTAGGTTTGGCTATTGGAGCCATTATGATTCATCCGAATCTAGCTGATGCTTTCGGCGTTGCTGGGGGAAGTTCATCTCCAGAGGTCGTGAATGTATTTGGTTTGAGCATTGAGCTAGTTGGTTTTCAAGGCGGGATTATCATTGCTTTAATGATTGGCTACATCGTTGCAAAATTAGATGAGCTATTTAATAAAGTTTTACCCGATATCATAAAATTCGTATTATCGCCCATGTTAACGATCCTTATTTCTTCTTTGCTGTTGTTTACAATTATTGGACCATTCGGAAGAGAATTAGGCAATGGCTTGACGAATGGTTTACTTTGGATGACTGAGCATTTAGGAATTTTAGGATTTATGATCTTTGCTGGGGTACAACAAATTATCGTTATTACAGGGCTGCACCATACATTCGGTGCAATCGAAAGTCAGTTGGTTGCGAATACAGGTAGAGACTTTTTGAATCCTTTAATGTCCGTAGCACTAGTGGCTCAAGGTGGAGCAGTCTTAGGCTATATGCTTTTGCATAGAAAAAATAAAAAAATCCGTGAAATTTCAATTTCTGCATTTACCTCAGTACTGTTCGGTATCTCTGAGCCCGCATTGTTTGGTGTAACTGTAAAATATAAATTCCCGTTGATTGCCGGATGTATCGCTGGGGCTATCAGTGGAGGATACGTTTTTCTCAGTAAGTTAACAGCAGTTGGCTATGGCACAACTGGCTTGCCAGGATTTACTATTGTGGATCCGGCCAACAATGGTTATCTCCATTTCGTCGTTGCTCATTTGATTGCAGTGATTGGTGGTATTACCTTAACATACGCATTTGGCAAAGTGTATGAGAGAAAAAATACAGATGAAAAAGATATAATTTTAGAAGAAAATGTTGCATCAATGATCGAGAAAGAGGCTGAAAAAGAGTTGTCAGTATTTGAGGACTAG
- a CDS encoding glycoside hydrolase family 32 protein: protein MKTGVIENHKTNVYTKEKQAQLEELTKVVAQSSYLPELHIYPKAGLMNDPNGLAYFNQKYYVFFQWYPFAPVHGLKHWGKTTSKDLIHWSEQEPALIPDRHYEKNGCYSGNAFEYEDKLYLFYTANFKTPAGKIPKQALAIMDKDEKIIKVEKLIIDSGVEGLSGELRDPYVFSRNGLFYMLLGGSKFEGDEHPGFGEEGVLLLYKSENLLDWNYQGLIDLPIDTGYMLECPSLIEVDGKEVLFLSPMGMASDETRLNNRFATVYLVGELDLEERIFKTDQWDEMDAGFDFYAPQAFYKEKQPLMMAWFGCGEPEYPVDEQWQHGLTFTQKLHLKHGKLLRFPVDEILGAFSEGENVTTKSIMPNTSTYHLQLTDGFDFRVGSKEDYWSFTYDTDKEEACISREGLDQIIDETFGFERKAKVKHLTVVDVFVDNSFVEIYLNEGEIVFSFRVFQQITGTIYSTAHILVGTLNKKK, encoded by the coding sequence GTGAAAACAGGAGTAATAGAAAATCATAAAACCAATGTTTATACGAAAGAAAAACAAGCACAGTTAGAAGAACTTACCAAAGTAGTCGCCCAAAGCAGCTACTTGCCAGAATTACACATTTACCCAAAAGCTGGATTAATGAATGATCCAAATGGACTGGCTTATTTTAATCAAAAATATTATGTCTTCTTCCAATGGTATCCCTTCGCCCCGGTTCATGGACTGAAGCATTGGGGAAAAACGACCTCCAAAGATTTGATTCATTGGTCGGAACAAGAACCGGCTTTGATTCCTGATCGACACTATGAAAAAAATGGCTGCTATTCGGGGAACGCTTTTGAATACGAAGACAAATTGTATTTATTCTATACGGCAAATTTCAAAACACCAGCGGGAAAAATTCCAAAGCAGGCACTAGCGATCATGGACAAGGATGAGAAAATCATAAAAGTTGAAAAGCTAATCATTGATTCTGGAGTCGAAGGATTATCGGGAGAGTTGCGTGACCCATATGTTTTTTCTAGAAATGGTTTGTTTTACATGCTTCTCGGCGGTAGTAAATTCGAAGGAGATGAACACCCAGGTTTCGGAGAAGAGGGCGTGCTATTACTTTATAAAAGTGAGAATTTGTTGGATTGGAACTATCAAGGGTTGATTGATTTACCGATTGATACAGGTTATATGCTGGAATGTCCAAGTCTGATTGAAGTTGATGGAAAAGAAGTTTTATTTTTATCTCCTATGGGAATGGCTTCAGATGAGACACGATTAAATAATCGGTTTGCAACGGTCTATCTAGTCGGTGAATTGGATCTGGAGGAACGAATATTCAAGACGGATCAATGGGATGAAATGGATGCCGGGTTCGATTTTTACGCTCCGCAGGCATTTTATAAAGAAAAGCAACCTCTGATGATGGCGTGGTTTGGTTGCGGTGAACCGGAGTATCCAGTGGATGAGCAATGGCAGCATGGGTTAACCTTCACTCAAAAATTACATTTAAAGCATGGAAAACTTTTACGTTTTCCAGTAGATGAAATTCTTGGAGCCTTTTCTGAAGGTGAAAATGTAACTACTAAGAGCATTATGCCGAATACTTCAACCTATCATTTGCAATTAACAGACGGATTTGATTTTCGAGTGGGTTCAAAGGAGGACTACTGGTCCTTCACGTATGACACTGACAAAGAAGAAGCATGTATTTCCAGAGAAGGATTGGATCAAATAATCGATGAGACATTTGGATTTGAAAGAAAAGCCAAAGTTAAACACTTAACGGTCGTCGATGTTTTTGTTGATAACTCATTTGTGGAGATTTATTTAAATGAAGGAGAAATAGTCTTTTCTTTCAGAGTATTCCAGCAAATCACAGGAACAATTTATTCCACCGCTCATATATTAGTGGGGACGTTGAATAAAAAAAAGTGA
- a CDS encoding alpha-galactosidase, with protein sequence MQLIEFDEQEKVFHLKNGMVSYVFCIEEFGVLSHLYYGKYIDRYRGGRSYPRFERSFSTNFAECNDRYYSRDTIPHEFPGIGNGDFRVPAVEVFQENGSSVTNFVYKSHKIYSGKSLLKGLPATYVKEKTEAESLDVVLVDQLTELEIVLNYTIYKERAVITRSARIINKGKTSVRLTKFSSASLDIPYEKLDMIDLNGSWGRERTITRQPVSPGIKIFDSKRGTSSHQQNPFVALASPEATEETGNVYGFSLIYSGNHEEVIEQDQYGQIRVCLGINPYHFNWELDPGKEFQSPEAVLVYSDQGLNKFSQTFHDLYRERLARGEHQYAERPVLINNWEATYFNFDDKKIKDIIDQSAQLGIELFVLDDGWFGSRSDDKRALGDWVENRDKLAGGLKGLSDYAHGKGLKFGLWFEPEMISEESRLFEAHPDWALQVPDRERTLSRNQMVLDFSRDDVREHIQKKISDILDNVEIDYVKWDMNRYLTEAYSTGLSEQLQGEVYHRYILGVYQMMDYLTSTYSNTLFEGCSGGGGRFDPGILHYMPQSWTSDNTDAVARLEIQYGTSLVYPPSSMGSHVSAVPNHQTGRITSLEMRGAVAISGVFGYELDPEQLSDEEKNLVKEQIHFYKKYRKLIQYGDFYRIRSPFESNETIWQFVSKDKKESLLFYFKVLAEAAPKLDIVKCLGLQNDYVYSMDDAEQYSGYELQNSGFYLFPFLKGDFQSKIVHLKKVNE encoded by the coding sequence ATGCAGTTAATTGAGTTTGACGAACAGGAAAAAGTGTTCCATTTAAAAAACGGGATGGTCAGCTATGTATTTTGTATTGAGGAGTTTGGCGTATTGAGCCATCTCTATTATGGAAAATATATTGATCGATATCGTGGTGGACGAAGTTATCCGAGATTTGAACGTTCTTTTTCAACGAACTTCGCTGAATGCAACGATCGTTATTATTCTAGGGATACTATTCCTCACGAGTTTCCAGGTATCGGAAATGGTGATTTTAGAGTTCCAGCGGTGGAAGTCTTTCAAGAAAATGGCAGCTCTGTGACTAATTTTGTTTATAAGAGCCATAAGATTTATTCCGGTAAATCACTCCTAAAGGGATTACCTGCGACTTATGTAAAGGAAAAGACAGAAGCGGAATCCTTGGATGTTGTATTAGTCGATCAATTAACTGAACTTGAAATTGTATTAAATTATACGATTTATAAAGAACGGGCGGTTATTACTAGATCGGCTAGAATAATCAACAAAGGTAAGACGTCGGTTCGTTTAACAAAATTTTCAAGTGCAAGTTTGGATATCCCTTATGAAAAGCTTGATATGATTGATTTAAATGGCTCTTGGGGACGGGAACGTACAATTACTCGTCAACCTGTATCACCTGGAATAAAAATCTTTGATAGTAAAAGAGGAACTAGCAGTCACCAACAAAATCCTTTTGTTGCTTTAGCATCTCCCGAGGCAACGGAAGAAACGGGTAATGTATATGGATTTTCACTCATTTATAGTGGAAACCATGAAGAAGTCATTGAACAAGATCAATATGGACAAATTCGAGTATGTTTAGGGATTAACCCTTATCACTTCAATTGGGAGCTTGATCCAGGAAAAGAGTTTCAGTCTCCCGAAGCGGTACTTGTTTATTCTGATCAAGGTTTAAATAAGTTTAGTCAGACCTTCCATGATTTGTATCGCGAAAGATTGGCTAGAGGTGAACATCAATATGCGGAACGACCAGTTTTAATCAATAATTGGGAAGCGACTTACTTTAATTTTGATGACAAAAAAATCAAGGATATCATTGATCAATCAGCGCAATTAGGTATAGAGTTATTTGTTTTGGATGATGGATGGTTTGGTTCTCGTTCGGATGATAAAAGAGCCTTGGGTGATTGGGTAGAAAATCGTGATAAACTGGCTGGTGGCTTAAAAGGTTTAAGTGATTATGCACATGGCAAAGGATTAAAATTTGGTCTTTGGTTTGAGCCTGAAATGATTTCTGAAGAAAGTCGATTGTTCGAAGCTCATCCAGACTGGGCATTACAAGTACCAGATAGAGAACGAACATTGAGTAGAAATCAAATGGTTTTAGATTTTAGTAGAGATGATGTTAGAGAACATATACAGAAAAAAATTTCTGATATCTTGGACAACGTAGAAATAGATTATGTTAAATGGGATATGAATCGTTATTTAACAGAAGCCTATTCAACAGGTTTATCTGAGCAATTACAAGGAGAGGTATATCATCGTTATATACTTGGTGTATATCAAATGATGGATTACTTGACTTCAACTTATTCAAACACCCTATTTGAAGGCTGTTCAGGTGGCGGCGGACGATTTGATCCGGGAATATTACACTATATGCCGCAAAGTTGGACCAGTGATAATACAGATGCAGTTGCAAGATTAGAGATTCAATATGGGACAAGTTTGGTTTATCCTCCATCAAGTATGGGCTCTCATGTATCAGCAGTGCCAAATCATCAAACAGGAAGAATAACTAGTTTAGAAATGCGTGGTGCAGTTGCAATTTCTGGAGTTTTCGGCTATGAGTTGGACCCTGAGCAATTATCAGATGAAGAAAAGAATTTGGTCAAAGAGCAAATTCATTTTTACAAAAAATATCGTAAGCTTATCCAATACGGTGATTTTTATCGGATTCGCAGTCCTTTTGAATCCAATGAAACAATTTGGCAATTTGTTTCAAAAGATAAAAAAGAATCATTGTTGTTTTATTTTAAAGTATTGGCTGAAGCTGCCCCTAAATTGGATATCGTTAAGTGTTTAGGTCTTCAGAATGATTATGTTTATAGTATGGATGATGCTGAACAATATTCAGGGTATGAACTTCAAAACAGCGGCTTCTATTTATTCCCATTTTTAAAAGGCGATTTCCAAAGTAAAATAGTTCATCTTAAAAAGGTGAATGAGTAG
- a CDS encoding glycoside hydrolase family 32 protein, which produces MMEEVTEKYFKYEQIPIEIKEEMKEKVSRSPFRQSFHVEAPSGYLNDPNGFSFYNGKIHLFYQWTPFKYSEANIWYQGWHHLVSEDLICWESLGPGVEPDTDYETHGSYSGSGLSVDGELLLFYTGNTRNELSQRIPYQIIATLDTEGKITKRDFPEITGVPDGYTDHFRDPKIWQTDTGDFYALIGIQRQNKTGAALMVHSSNTYNWEILSEVKTNLIEFGYMWECPDYFELEGQGIFIFSPQGLTPEGPNYQNIYQTGYLIGDKLSKDNLYLNEKSSFKELDQGFDFYAPQSTQLPDGRRIVIGWMGLPESVYPTENFGYCGCLTMPRELTLVDGDLIQKPIEEIKNYRKNQKEFSQADLSSGIETEAAFELMIQTNNSSNSDFVLDLCCNKEYTEYTRIEYISDKKELWLDRKFSGTPFATEFGTRRLLAEDLGEEIHLDIFIDTSSIEIFIDHGKTVASSRIFPTTDSRHVFFVGKEETLCKIDYWNIDVKENRYAVN; this is translated from the coding sequence ATGATGGAAGAGGTAACAGAGAAGTATTTTAAGTATGAACAAATACCGATTGAAATAAAAGAAGAAATGAAAGAAAAAGTAAGCAGAAGCCCTTTTAGACAAAGCTTTCATGTGGAAGCCCCCTCTGGTTACTTAAATGATCCAAACGGCTTTAGTTTCTACAATGGAAAGATTCATTTGTTTTATCAATGGACTCCTTTTAAATATTCTGAAGCGAATATTTGGTATCAAGGTTGGCACCATCTAGTTTCGGAAGATTTGATTTGTTGGGAGTCACTGGGACCTGGAGTTGAACCGGATACGGATTATGAGACTCACGGATCTTATTCTGGTAGTGGACTTTCTGTGGACGGTGAATTATTACTTTTTTACACAGGAAACACTCGAAACGAGCTTTCACAAAGAATTCCTTATCAAATAATTGCCACGTTGGATACGGAAGGAAAAATCACTAAGCGGGATTTTCCAGAAATTACTGGAGTGCCGGATGGATATACGGATCATTTCAGAGACCCAAAGATTTGGCAGACGGACACCGGAGACTTTTATGCGTTGATTGGGATTCAAAGACAAAATAAAACAGGTGCTGCATTAATGGTTCATTCTTCAAATACTTATAATTGGGAAATACTTAGCGAAGTAAAAACTAATCTGATCGAGTTTGGATATATGTGGGAGTGCCCAGATTATTTTGAATTAGAGGGACAAGGTATCTTCATTTTCTCACCTCAGGGTTTAACGCCAGAGGGACCAAACTATCAGAATATCTATCAAACAGGTTATCTGATTGGAGATAAGTTAAGTAAGGATAATCTATATCTGAATGAAAAGTCATCATTTAAAGAACTAGACCAAGGGTTTGACTTTTACGCTCCTCAATCAACACAGCTGCCTGATGGTCGAAGAATAGTAATCGGCTGGATGGGCTTGCCAGAAAGTGTTTATCCAACAGAAAATTTTGGTTATTGCGGCTGTTTGACTATGCCTCGAGAATTAACATTAGTCGATGGAGACCTAATCCAAAAACCGATTGAAGAAATTAAAAATTACAGAAAAAATCAAAAGGAATTCTCTCAAGCTGACTTATCATCTGGGATTGAAACCGAAGCAGCTTTTGAATTAATGATTCAAACGAATAATTCTTCTAATAGTGATTTTGTATTAGATTTATGCTGCAACAAAGAGTATACCGAATATACTCGCATCGAATACATCTCAGATAAAAAAGAATTGTGGCTAGATCGTAAATTCTCTGGAACGCCGTTTGCAACAGAGTTTGGGACACGAAGACTACTTGCGGAAGATTTAGGAGAAGAAATCCACTTGGATATTTTTATTGATACTAGTTCGATTGAAATATTTATAGATCATGGTAAGACTGTCGCTTCTTCACGTATCTTTCCTACAACAGATTCACGGCATGTATTTTTTGTTGGGAAAGAGGAGACTCTTTGTAAAATCGATTATTGGAATATAGATGTTAAGGAGAATAGATATGCAGTTAATTGA
- a CDS encoding MFS transporter, translated as MKKNQDISILSVSFITGVATLLTAAIPNLTLYFEDYSLGMIESLVTVPSVGAMITIILNNYFSKKLGIKRVLEIGILIAIVAGTLPLFVDYLPIIYASRFVLGLGIGLYSPHAISLIALFYTAQKKSTFLGLQVGITAAGNALFLLLASLIVRYQWQLIYGLYFLLVPVLLMIIKFVPSIENLKESKDRTKKTLSKNILFYLFLCLVTFIIIYGVQLKIPTLFTELSNGNTAIGGTVLSIMNLAGLFAGIAFGQLIKKISNWVFVLGYTGAALMVFVMTFSNVVWLSIVSAILFNFVYSFTGPFIVLKLNSLADSSQVVTVNSMFTLIIIGSQFIAPIIWNTLGSIVNGATKEILMIIAFTLVILSIFTTYLTVKTKST; from the coding sequence ATGAAAAAAAATCAAGATATCAGTATTCTATCAGTCTCGTTCATTACGGGAGTCGCTACATTATTGACAGCGGCAATTCCTAACTTGACCTTATATTTTGAAGACTATAGTTTAGGTATGATTGAAAGCCTAGTCACAGTGCCAAGCGTGGGAGCTATGATAACAATCATATTGAACAATTATTTTTCAAAAAAATTAGGTATTAAAAGAGTTTTAGAAATTGGAATTTTAATAGCTATTGTAGCGGGAACATTACCTTTGTTTGTCGATTACCTACCAATTATTTACGCATCAAGGTTTGTCCTTGGATTAGGGATAGGCTTATATTCTCCACATGCTATTTCATTAATTGCACTTTTCTATACAGCACAAAAAAAATCAACATTTCTTGGTTTACAGGTCGGAATAACAGCTGCTGGAAATGCTCTTTTTCTTCTTTTAGCTAGTCTTATTGTACGTTATCAATGGCAACTAATATATGGCCTGTATTTTTTATTAGTTCCAGTTCTATTGATGATTATTAAATTTGTACCATCCATTGAAAATTTAAAAGAATCTAAAGATAGGACGAAGAAAACACTATCCAAAAATATACTCTTTTATTTATTTCTTTGTTTAGTGACGTTTATTATTATTTATGGTGTTCAATTAAAAATTCCTACGTTATTTACAGAGCTCTCTAACGGAAATACTGCTATAGGCGGTACGGTCTTAAGTATAATGAATTTAGCAGGTCTTTTCGCAGGGATCGCCTTTGGGCAATTGATCAAAAAAATAAGCAACTGGGTTTTCGTATTAGGATATACGGGTGCAGCATTAATGGTTTTTGTAATGACTTTCTCAAATGTGGTTTGGCTGTCAATTGTATCAGCAATTTTATTCAACTTTGTTTATTCTTTTACTGGACCATTTATCGTTTTAAAATTAAACTCACTAGCTGATAGTAGTCAAGTTGTTACTGTAAATTCCATGTTTACCTTAATCATTATTGGTAGTCAATTTATAGCCCCAATTATATGGAATACACTAGGTAGTATTGTAAATGGTGCAACAAAGGAAATATTAATGATAATTGCATTCACACTGGTTATTCTTAGTATTTTCACCACCTATTTAACGGTGAAGACAAAATCCACTTAA